One stretch of Lagenorhynchus albirostris chromosome 13, mLagAlb1.1, whole genome shotgun sequence DNA includes these proteins:
- the LOC132531397 gene encoding cytochrome P450 1B1 — MATSLSPDDHLPPIPLSAQQTMLLLLLSVLAAVHVGQWLLRQRRRQPGSAPPGPFAWPLIGNAASMGPAPHVSFARLARRYGDVFQIRLGSCPVVVLNGERAIRQALVQQGAAFADRPPFASFRVVSGGRSLAFGQYSESWKAQRRAAYSTMRAFSTRQPRGRRVLEGHVLGEARELVELLVRGSAGGAFLDPRPLTVVAVANVMSAVCFGCRYSHDDAEFRELLSHNEEFGRTVGAGSLVDVLPWLQRFPNPVRTAFREFETLNRNFSSFVLDKFLRHRESLRPGAAPRDMMDAFMLSAGKEAAAGSGDGGARLDEEYVPATVTDIFGASQDTLSTALQWLLVFFTRYPEVQARVQAELDQVVGRDRLPCLDDQPHLPYVMAFLYEAMRFSSFVPVTIPHATTANASVLGYHIPKDTVVFVNQWSVNHDPVKWSNPEDFDPARFLDKDGFINKDLASSVMIFSVGKRRCIGEEISKTQLFLFISILAHECNFRANPDEPSKMDFNYGLTIKPKSFKINVTLRESMELLDSAVQKLQAEEDCQ, encoded by the exons ATGGCCACCAGCCTCAGCCCGGACGATCATCTGCCGCCTATCCCTCTGTCGGCCCAGCAGACCATGCTCCTGTTGCTGCTCTCGGTACTGGCCGCGGTGCACGTGGGCCAGTGGCTGTTgaggcagcggcggcggcagccgGGGTCCGCGCCCCCGGGTCCCTTCGCTTGGCCGCTGATCGGAAATGCGGCGTCAATGGGCCCGGCGCCTCACGTCTCGTTCGCACGCCTGGCGCGGCGCTACGGCGACGTCTTCCAGATCCGCCTGGGCAGCTGCCCGGTGGTGGTGCTGAACGGCGAGCGCGCCATCCGCCAGGCCCTGGTGCAGCAGGGCGCCGCGTTCGCCGACCGGCCGCCCTTCGCCTCTTTCCGCGTGGTGTCTGGTGGCCGCAGCCTGGCTTTCGGCCAGTATTCGGAGAGCTGGAAGGCGCAGCGGCGCGCGGCGTACAGCACGATGCGAGCCTTCTCCACGCGCCAGCCGCGCGGCCGCCGGGTGCTCGAGGGCCATGTGCTGGGCGAGGCGCGGGAGTTGGTGGAGCTGCTGGTGCGCGGCAGCGCGGGCGGCGCCTTTCTCGACCCGCGGCCGCTGACCGTGGTGGCCGTGGCCAACGTCATGAGCGCCGTGTGCTTCGGCTGCCGCTACAGCCACGACGACGCCGAGTTCCGAGAGCTGCTCAGCCACAACGAGGAGTTCGGGCGCACGGTGGGCGCGGGCAGCCTGGTGGACGTGCTGCCCTGGCTGCAGCGCTTCCCCAACCCTGTGCGCACTGCCTTCCGTGAATTCGAGACGCTCAATCGCAACTTCAGCAGCTTCGTCCTAGACAAGTTCCTGAGGCACCGTGAAAGCCTTCGGCCCGGGGCCGCTCCCCGCGACATGATGGACGCCTTCATGCTCTCGGCAGGAAAGGAAGCTGCCGCGGGCTCTGGCGACGGCGGCGCGCGGCTGGACGAAGAGTACGTGCCGGCCACCGTCACAGACATCTTCGGTGCCAGCCAGGATACTCTCTCCACCGCGCTGCAGTGGCTGCTCGTCTTCTTCACTAG GTATCCGGAAGTGCAGGCTCGGGTACAGGCAGAACTGGATCAAGTGGTGGGTAGGGACCGGCTGCCCTGCCTGGACGACCAACCGCACCTGCCCTACGTCATGGCCTTCCTTTATGAAGCCATGCGCTTCTCCAGCTTTGTGCCCGTCACCATTCCTCACGCCACCACGGCCAATGCTTCTGTCTTGGGCTACCACATCCCCAAGGACACGGTGGTTTTTGTTAACCAGTGGTCCGTGAATCATGACCCAGTGAAATGGTCTAACCCAGAAGACTTTGATCCAGCCCGATTCTTGGACAAGGATGGCTTCATCAATAAAGACCTGGCCAGCAGTGTGATGATTTTTTCAGTGGGCAAACGGCGGTGCATCGGGGAAGAGATTTCCAAGACGCAGCTGTTTCTCTTCATCTCCATCCTAGCTCATGAGTGCAATTTCAGGGCCAATCCAGACGAGCCTTCGAAAATGGATTTTAATTACGGCCTGACCATTAAACCCAAGTCATTTAAAATCAATGTCACTCTCAGAGAGTCCATGGAGCTCCTTGATAGTGCTGTCCAGAAGTTACAAGCTGAGGAAGACTGCCAGTGA